A DNA window from Thermodesulfatator atlanticus DSM 21156 contains the following coding sequences:
- a CDS encoding DUF6115 domain-containing protein, which produces MLDLDLFFLLQAVFDLLLLFLILLLYLQVRRLQKIPFDEIEKRLKTANELCEKLSENIAKKQEISEKIISALETGASAWESTRSDSQDIKEKVRKLAQKGLSVAEIAKETGLQEGEVALILSVSKKK; this is translated from the coding sequence ATGCTGGATTTAGATCTTTTTTTCTTATTACAGGCTGTTTTTGATCTGTTGCTTTTGTTTTTAATTCTGCTTCTTTATTTGCAGGTAAGACGACTGCAAAAGATACCCTTTGATGAAATAGAAAAGCGTTTAAAGACTGCCAACGAGCTTTGTGAGAAGCTTTCAGAAAACATTGCCAAAAAACAAGAAATTTCTGAAAAAATTATTTCTGCTCTCGAGACTGGGGCTAGCGCCTGGGAAAGCACACGTAGTGATTCTCAGGATATCAAAGAAAAAGTACGCAAACTTGCCCAAAAAGGGCTTTCTGTAGCAGAGATTGCCAAAGAAACAGGGCTCCAAGAGGGCGAGGTAGCCCTTATTCTTTCGGTTTCAAAGAAAAAATAA
- a CDS encoding HEPN domain-containing protein gives MFSFLKRKGNTKEPVLESQKPSSWLETSLKDLKRAEELLAKDPDISAHLAWQAARKALKAMEKKAGKRIAEPSLEKIFLHFPEGKQAPRPVKEAVKFLDLFKRLASHEDIFLETNLGLGSLTQEDARRVLNAAQTLINHLAHRLK, from the coding sequence ATGTTTAGTTTTTTGAAACGCAAAGGGAATACTAAAGAACCAGTACTTGAATCCCAGAAGCCTTCATCATGGCTCGAGACATCTTTGAAAGACTTAAAGCGTGCTGAAGAACTTCTTGCCAAGGACCCTGACATTTCGGCTCATCTGGCTTGGCAGGCAGCGCGCAAGGCCTTAAAAGCCATGGAAAAGAAGGCAGGAAAGCGTATCGCTGAGCCTTCTCTTGAAAAAATTTTTCTTCATTTTCCTGAAGGGAAGCAGGCCCCGCGTCCGGTAAAAGAAGCCGTTAAGTTTCTTGATTTGTTTAAAAGGCTTGCGAGCCACGAAGATATTTTCCTTGAAACTAATTTGGGGCTTGGATCCCTTACCCAGGAAGACGCCCGTCGGGTGCTAAACGCGGCCCAAACCCTTATCAATCACCTAGCACATAGACTTAAGTAG